One window of Cydia pomonella isolate Wapato2018A chromosome 7, ilCydPomo1, whole genome shotgun sequence genomic DNA carries:
- the LOC133520123 gene encoding nucleolar protein dao-5-like isoform X1 yields MAVPANIQGEVLSLIHQFMLGVDKSLAAEILKKTKAKPRPKNLPTLLDIFTEYKKKAPATKKPADSSSDDSSDDEAQKKPAAKPVLNGKAPAQKKQQSSDSDSSKEEQKPAQKPKAAATPAKPAAKPAAKKAESSDDSASSDDATAQPKKQPVKPQVNNVPKPAAKKQESSSDDSSDEDEKPAPKATPAKPAPKPTPAKKQESSSDDSDSEDEKPKQAAKAPAKPAAKAPAKKADSSSDDSSEDEKPKQAAKSPVKAPAKPTPAKKADSSSDDDSSDEDKPKQAAKTPVKTPAKAPPAKKPASSSSDDSSEDEKPKQAAKTPVKTPAKPVAAKKAASSSDDDSSEDEKPKQATKAPVKTPAKPTPAKKPESSSDDSSEDEKPKQAAKAPVKPAPAKKAESSSDSDSSEDEKPKKAAKTPVKTPVKPAAKKPESSSEDDSSEDEKPNAIQKPKAALAKPVAKAAKKESSSDEDSSEDEKPAKKAPAKPTTPAKKDSSDSDSDSSEDEKPAAKKTPAKTPAKKQESSDDSEEDEPPKKKSFSQDESMDTSHQGNRKRKASGSEATPAKKPYSNFVKEGEDGEEDNEDGGFKSGFGGRGGFRGRGGDRGGFRGRGGFDRGGRGGFDRGGRGGRGGFGDRGGRGGFGDRGGRGGFGDRGGRGGFGDRGGFRGRGGDRGGRGGDRGGFRGRGGDRGGRGGDRNSWGGNRGGGFNKSFNDRKSFDSGDSQNKKITFD; encoded by the exons ATGGCAGTTCCCGCTAATATTCAGGGAGAAGTTCTCTCTTTGATACATCAGTTTATGCTGGGTGTGGATAAATCGCTGGCTGCAGAAATATTGAAGAAAACTAAAGCG aaaccGCGTCCTAAAAACCTACCAACGCTGCTAGATATATTCACAGAATATAAGAAAAAGGCGCCAGCCACCAAAAAACCAGCAGATAG CTCCTCTGATGACTCGAGCGATGATGAAGCACAAAAGAAACCAGCAGCAAAGCCAGTCTTGAATGGCAAAGCACCTGCACAAAAGAAGCAGCAGTCCTCAGATTCCGACAGCTCTAAGGAGGAGCAGAAACCGGCACAG AAACCTAAGGCAGCAGCCACCCCAGCTAAACCTGCAGCCAAACCTGCGGCCAAGAAAGCAGAGTCATCAGATGACAGTGCCAGCAGTGATGATGCCACAGCACAACCCAAGAAACAACCAGTCAAGCCACAAGTCAACAATGTACCTAAACCAGCTGCCAAGAAACAGGAATCGTCATCTGATGACTCAAGTGATGAAGATGAGAAGCCAGCACCAAAGGCAACACCGGCAAAACCTGCACCTAAACCCACCCCGGCCAAGAAACAAGAGTCTTCTTCAGATGATAGTGACAGTGAGGATGAAAAACCTAAACAGGCTGCTAAGGCGCCAGCTAAACCTGCAGCAAAAGCACCTGCCAAGAAGGCTGACTCTTCATCAGATGATAGCAGCGAAGATGAAAAGCCAAAGCAAGCTGCTAAATCTCCAGTAAAGGCTCCAGCCAAGCCTACCCCAGCCAAAAAAGCTGACTCTTCATCTGATGATGACTCGAGTGATGAAGACAAGCCCAAACAGGCTGCCAAGACTCCTGTAAAAACACCTGCTAAGGCTCCCCCAGCTAAAAAACCAGCATCTTCTTCATCTGATGATTCTAGCGAAGATGAAAAGCCTAAACAAGCAGCCAAAACACCTGTGAAGACCCCGGCTAAGCCTGTTGCAGCTAAAAAGGCAGCATCCTCTTCCGATGATGATAGCAGCGAAGATGAAAAGCCAAAGCAAGCCACTAAAGCTCCAGTAAAGACTCCAGCCAAGCCCACACCAGCCAAAAAACCTGAGTCTTCATCCGATGATAGTAGTGAAGATGAAAAACCCAAGCAGGCTGCTAAAGCACCGGTGAAACCTGCACCAGCCAAGAAGGCAGAATCTTCATCTGACAGTGACAGTAGTGAAGATGAGAAACCAAAAAAAGCTGCAAAGACCCCAGTTAAGACACCAGTGAAACCTGCTGCCAAAAAACCTGAATCTTCATCAGAAGATGATAGCAGTGAAGACGAAAAACCAAATGCCATTCAGAAACCTAAGGCAGCCCTGGCTAAGCCTGTAGCTAAAGCTGCTAAGAAAGAATCTTCATCGGACGAAGATAGCAGTGAAGACGAAAAGCCTGCAAAGAAGGCTCCAGCGAAACCCACTACCCCAGCTAAGAAGGATTCGTCTGATTCCGATAGTGACTCTAGTGAAGACGAGAAACCTGCAGCTAAGAAGACACCAGCAAAGACCCCAGCTAAGAAACAGGAATCGTCTGATGATTCAGAAGAGGATGAACCGCCTAAGAAGAAGTCATTCAGTCAGGATGAAAGCATGGACACATCTCACCAG GGCAACCGCAAGAGAAAAGCATCAGGCAGTGAGGCTACTCCAGCAAAGAAGCCATACAGCAATTTTGTAAag GAGGGTGAAGATGGTGAGGAAGACAACGAAGATGGAGGCTTTAAGTCCGGATTCGGGGGCAGAGGAGGGTTCCGCGGACGAGGGGGGGACCGAGGAGGATTCAGAGGTCGCGGGGGTTTCGATAGGGGAGGCCGGGGAGGGTTCGACCGCGGAGGgcggggcgggcgcgggggcTTCGGTGACAGGGGAGGGCGCGGGGGCTTCGGCGACAGGGGAGGGCGCGGGGGCTTCGGCGACAGGGGAGGGCGCGGGGGCTTCGGCGACAGGGGAGGCTTCCGGGGCCGCGGGGGGGACCGAGGGGGCCGCGGCGGCGACCGGGGAGGGTTCCGGGGCCGCGGCGGTGACCGAGGAGGCCGCGGAGGTGACCGCAACTCGTGGGGTGGAAACCGGGGAGGTGGCTTCAACAAAAGCTTCAATGACAGAAAGAGTTTTGATAGCGGAGACAGCCAGAACAAGAAGATTACGTTCGATTAA
- the LOC133520123 gene encoding nucleolar protein dao-5-like isoform X2, giving the protein MAVPANIQGEVLSLIHQFMLGVDKSLAAEILKKTKAKPRPKNLPTLLDIFTEYKKKAPATKKPADSSSDDSSDDEAQKKPAAKPVLNGKAPAQKKQQSSDSDSSKEEQKPAQKPKAAATPAKPAAKPAAKKAESSDDSASSDDATAQPKKQPVKPQVNNVPKPAAKKQESSSDDSSDEDEKPAPKATPAKPAPKPTPAKKQESSSDDSDSEDEKPKQAAKAPAKPAAKAPAKKADSSSDDSSEDEKPKQAAKSPVKAPAKPTPAKKADSSSDDDSSDEDKPKQAAKTPVKTPAKAPPAKKPASSSSDDSSEDEKPKQAAKTPVKTPAKPVAAKKAASSSDDDSSEDEKPKQATKAPVKTPAKPTPAKKPESSSDDSSEDEKPKQAAKAPVKPAPAKKAESSSDSDSSEDEKPKKAAKTPVKTPVKPAAKKPESSSEDDSSEDEKPNAIQKPKAALAKPVAKAAKKESSSDEDSSEDEKPAKKAPAKPTTPAKKDSSDSDSDSSEDEKPAAKKTPAKTPAKKQESSDDSEEDEPPKKKSFSQDESMDTSHQGNRKRKASGSEATPAKKPYSNFVKGSSNNTSTPSDNNNKPTPFRRVAEEKVEVDPRLKDNSFDAKSGARGSWGERANQDLKHTRGKSFKHEKTKKKRGSYRGGAIDTGVHSIKFDD; this is encoded by the exons ATGGCAGTTCCCGCTAATATTCAGGGAGAAGTTCTCTCTTTGATACATCAGTTTATGCTGGGTGTGGATAAATCGCTGGCTGCAGAAATATTGAAGAAAACTAAAGCG aaaccGCGTCCTAAAAACCTACCAACGCTGCTAGATATATTCACAGAATATAAGAAAAAGGCGCCAGCCACCAAAAAACCAGCAGATAG CTCCTCTGATGACTCGAGCGATGATGAAGCACAAAAGAAACCAGCAGCAAAGCCAGTCTTGAATGGCAAAGCACCTGCACAAAAGAAGCAGCAGTCCTCAGATTCCGACAGCTCTAAGGAGGAGCAGAAACCGGCACAG AAACCTAAGGCAGCAGCCACCCCAGCTAAACCTGCAGCCAAACCTGCGGCCAAGAAAGCAGAGTCATCAGATGACAGTGCCAGCAGTGATGATGCCACAGCACAACCCAAGAAACAACCAGTCAAGCCACAAGTCAACAATGTACCTAAACCAGCTGCCAAGAAACAGGAATCGTCATCTGATGACTCAAGTGATGAAGATGAGAAGCCAGCACCAAAGGCAACACCGGCAAAACCTGCACCTAAACCCACCCCGGCCAAGAAACAAGAGTCTTCTTCAGATGATAGTGACAGTGAGGATGAAAAACCTAAACAGGCTGCTAAGGCGCCAGCTAAACCTGCAGCAAAAGCACCTGCCAAGAAGGCTGACTCTTCATCAGATGATAGCAGCGAAGATGAAAAGCCAAAGCAAGCTGCTAAATCTCCAGTAAAGGCTCCAGCCAAGCCTACCCCAGCCAAAAAAGCTGACTCTTCATCTGATGATGACTCGAGTGATGAAGACAAGCCCAAACAGGCTGCCAAGACTCCTGTAAAAACACCTGCTAAGGCTCCCCCAGCTAAAAAACCAGCATCTTCTTCATCTGATGATTCTAGCGAAGATGAAAAGCCTAAACAAGCAGCCAAAACACCTGTGAAGACCCCGGCTAAGCCTGTTGCAGCTAAAAAGGCAGCATCCTCTTCCGATGATGATAGCAGCGAAGATGAAAAGCCAAAGCAAGCCACTAAAGCTCCAGTAAAGACTCCAGCCAAGCCCACACCAGCCAAAAAACCTGAGTCTTCATCCGATGATAGTAGTGAAGATGAAAAACCCAAGCAGGCTGCTAAAGCACCGGTGAAACCTGCACCAGCCAAGAAGGCAGAATCTTCATCTGACAGTGACAGTAGTGAAGATGAGAAACCAAAAAAAGCTGCAAAGACCCCAGTTAAGACACCAGTGAAACCTGCTGCCAAAAAACCTGAATCTTCATCAGAAGATGATAGCAGTGAAGACGAAAAACCAAATGCCATTCAGAAACCTAAGGCAGCCCTGGCTAAGCCTGTAGCTAAAGCTGCTAAGAAAGAATCTTCATCGGACGAAGATAGCAGTGAAGACGAAAAGCCTGCAAAGAAGGCTCCAGCGAAACCCACTACCCCAGCTAAGAAGGATTCGTCTGATTCCGATAGTGACTCTAGTGAAGACGAGAAACCTGCAGCTAAGAAGACACCAGCAAAGACCCCAGCTAAGAAACAGGAATCGTCTGATGATTCAGAAGAGGATGAACCGCCTAAGAAGAAGTCATTCAGTCAGGATGAAAGCATGGACACATCTCACCAG GGCAACCGCAAGAGAAAAGCATCAGGCAGTGAGGCTACTCCAGCAAAGAAGCCATACAGCAATTTTGTAAag GGCTCATCGAACAACACTTCCACACCCAGCGATAATAACAATAAACCCACTCCATTCCGTCGCGTGGCCGAGGAGAAGGTGGAAGTCGACCCTAGACTTAAGGACAATTCGTTCGACGCTAAG AGCGGTGCCCGCGGCTCTTGGGGCGAGCGAGCGAACCAGGACCTAAAGCACACGCGCGGCAAGTCCTTTAAGCACGAGAAGACCAAGAAGAAACGCGGCTCCTACCGCGGCGGCGCCATCGACACCGGCGTGCACTCCATCAAGTTCGACGACTGA